A section of the Oncorhynchus tshawytscha isolate Ot180627B linkage group LG09, Otsh_v2.0, whole genome shotgun sequence genome encodes:
- the nrip1b gene encoding nuclear receptor-interacting protein 1: MTHGEEPGPETHTDSAVLTYLEGLLMHPVAAGPGATATRRSEAPHGHGNQMEQVNKAARPFQLPSHSPAIAAVQKAGNGNSPTLHHGASQNLKKARLLRSGPWNEPGAQRLSSPPVELNGQGGGGGGLQNGALEGSPHAGESTLLASLLQSFSSRLQSVAMSQQSTKPPSEHSPPTDPPPPADKEQLPCYGMASSRLKGLMRKTKLQNHSSTPYSRRGHSHGHSQERSCESPRSVQSSTPPSAPTVAAAATDAVSCAERLKAVANLVKIRSSPAPSPKPSVACSQLALLLSSEAHLQQYSREHALKAQLSGRSASERLAAMATQQTQDKRPPSTEDALPTSATTTTLDVLSSLTSQNGTTTTTLPRLALNSSSSQQSPSSLLPTQPQTPTREKRGFDLRATRPPQTCSSLLLLLLNNHNNQKQLTKNGHLEDDCGVLPASRGSSVTSDSECSVQEKSLAKREESCSDAEISFSSCSPIDLSMRSRASTRAPETRPKATSSSTSASYSSSTAFSSNCSSAVFSSAPTVFSSSTTAFSSSSTVHSSSSTTFCSSSSSSLDKLTESLLNKWKPDPSGPKVTQVKKELEMSPDLKSQPKVTLMQLLLERRNNDKVNKIVVNPDLQHDATLSSLSRVPLKSLAPWEEVRIQSPLDRPGPTLPMYSLSRDPSSTPSPFSYPSPYVQSSPLDLCKSKPFPVEKAATEPAFSASKLLQNLAQCGTASPSPPMVPSKVPSQDLEIGGGRPLALLERLNAPIQRNTTCTPLSDGPSGSGTPSFSRWGEASPPASQIENLLERRTVLQLLLGAGSSSTSSVASATHRDWSGGRGSVETAAGSCYEKPPGTSVICDNSNGPTAADVKVKTEPGEEDLDLLSSAVCEDVTSQKRRGGGAGYNYRHNSFSEPQQELKTEPRPTEVIAKYGLLSQLLKQQSATYYTSAAQLQTDRRPSPVHVKEEQRDYHHQGPSPKKIRLCTELAESLNNGSPQRAVVDSGGSYSYSSLVHSLVHKQIQGEPDYHKALRGPKVEETPARSPSSEALLPRESRGFNVLKQLLLSDNCLKELSQHPRGGPSPSVLQANGKANGSVLNLNQPGYNHHNLLNLPTLPWHHPNPHNSLSSGPPTHLRPQPTTPPTGDSSQRSPWGRHTALPPHQDSPKRDPTPVKREPESPGRWAGRDREEEGSDSSPDSPRLTRSNPILYYMLQKGSTQLRREGRDQAEGTQGSVPGGVRVKEEPGTNSNDTYNHRLSSTTTSNQHSSLSPPYNNDKHSHKNYRLSDSSDKW; this comes from the exons ATGACTCATGGGGAGGAGCCTGGCCCTGAGACACACACGGATTCAGCTGTTCTAACTTATCTGGAAGGTTTACTGATGCATCCCGTGGCGGCTGGGCCTGGGGCCACAGCAACCCGGAGATCGGAGGCTCCCCACGGGCACGGCAACCAGATGGAACAGGTCAACAAGGCGGCCCGGCCCTTCCAgctgcccagccacagccctgcTATTGCCGCTGTTCAGAAGGCTGGCAATGGGAACAGTCCCACACTGCACCATGGGGCCTCCCAGAACCTGAAGAAGGCCCGGCTGCTCCGCTCAGGGCCCTGGAACGAGCCTGGGGCCCAGAGGCTAAGCTCCCCCCCTGTGGAGCTGAACggccagggaggaggaggaggcggccTGCAAAACGGGGCCCTGGAGGGCTCTCCTCACGCTGGGGAGAGCACACTGCTTGCCTCCCTGCTCCAGTCATTCAGCTCCAGACTGCAGAGTGTGGCCATGTCGCAGCAGTCCACCAAACCCCCCAGCGAGCACTCCCCGCCCACCGATCCCCCTCCTCCTGCAGACAAGGAGCAGCTCCCCTGCTACGGAATGGCCTCCAGCCGCCTCAAAGGCTTGATGAGGAAGACCAAGCTGCAGAACCACAGCAGCACGCCTTACAGCCGGCGAGGCCACAGCCACGGCCACAGCCAGGAAAGGTCCTGTGAGTCCCCCCGCTCGGTGCAGAGCAGCACGCCTCCCTCTGCCcccactgttgctgctgctgccactgatGCTGTGTCCTGTGCTGAACGGCTCAAAGCTGTGGCCAACCTGGTGAAGATCCGCTCCAGCCCTGCCCCCTCTCCCAAGCCCAGTGTGGCCTGCAGTCAGCTGGCCCTTCTGCTGTCCAGTGAGGCCCACCTGCAGCAGTATTCCCGGGAGCACGCCCTCAAGGCCCAGCTCTCTGGACGCTCGGCCAGCGAGAGGCTGGCCGCCATGGCAACGCAACAGACCCAGGACAAGAGACCGCCCAGCACAGAAGATGCTCTGCCCACcagcgccaccaccaccaccctagaTGTGCTAAGCTCCTTAACCTCCCAAAATGGGACAACGACAACAACACTCCCCCGACTGGCACTAAACTCCAGCTCCAGCCAGCAGAGCCCCTCCTCTCTGCTGCCA ACCCAACCCCAAACCCCCACTAGGGAGAAACGGGGATTTGATTTGCGCGCCACCAGGCCCCCCCAGACCTGCAGCAGCTTGCTCCTGCTGCTcctcaacaaccacaacaaccagaaGCAGCTGACTAAGAACGGGCACCTTGAGGACGACTGCGGGGTCCTGCCTGCCAGCCGTGGCTCCTCCGTTACTTCTGACAGTGAGTGCTCTGTCCAGGAGAAAAGCCTGgccaagagagaggagagctgcaGCGATGCAGAGATCTCCTTCTCCAGCTGCTCTCCTATTGACCTCTCTATGAGGAGCAGGGCTAGCACCAGAGCTCCAGAGACCAGGCCTAaagccacctcctcctccacgtcTGCTTCTTACTCCTCTTCTACTGCTTTCTCCTCCAACTGTTCTTCTGCTGTTTTCTCCTCTGCCCCCACTGTCTTTTCCTCTTCCACTAccgctttctcttcctcctctactgttcactcctcttcctccaccacttTCTGTTCCTCCTCGTCCTCGTCCTTAGACAAACTTACTGAGTCCCTTCTAAACAAGTGGAAGCCGGATCCCTCCGGGCCGAAGGTCACCCAGGTTAAGAAGGAGCTTGAAATGAGCCCAGACCTTAAATCCCAGCCCAAGGTCACTCTCATGCAGCTCCTTCTGGAGCGCAGGAATAACGACAAGGTAAACAAAATTGTGGTTAATCCAGATTTGCAGCATGACGCAACTCTGTCCAGTCTGTCACGGGTCCCACTTAAATCACTGGCCCCCTGGGAAGAAGTCAGGATACAGAGCCCTCTGGACAGACCAGGCCCAACCCTTCCCATGTACTCTCTCAGCCGAGACCCCAGCAGCACCCCGTCCCCgttctcctacccctctccctatgtccAGTCTAGCCCTCTGGATCTATGTAAGTCCAAACCCTTCCCTGTTGAGAAAGCTGCAACTGAGCCGGCGTTCAGCGCCAGCAAACTGTTACAGAACCTGGCCCAATGCGGCACCGCCTCACCCTCCCCGCCCATGGTTCCCAGCAAAGTACCCAGCCAGGATCTGGAGATTGGTGGTGGCAGGCCTCTGGCCCTGCTGGAGAGGCTCAACGCCCCCATCCAGAGGAACACAACATGTACCCCCCTCTCAGACGGGCCCTCAGGCAGTGGCACACCGTCATTCAGCCGTTGGGGGGAAGCGTCGCCCCCAGCATCCCAGATCGAGAATCTTCTAGAGCGTCGCACGGTGCTGCAGCTCCTGCTGGGAGCAggttcctcctctacctcctccgtGGCCTCAGCCACCCACAGAGACTGGTCTGGTGGGAGGGGCAGTGTGGAGACGGCGGCAGGGAGCTGCTATGAGAAGCCCCCTGGCACTTCTGTCATCTGTGACAACTCCAACGGGCCTACGGCAGCAGACGTCAAGGTCAAAACTGAACCGGGGGAGGAGGACCTGGACCTGTTGTCCTCTGCTGTGTGTGAGGATGTGACGAGCCAAAAGAGACGGGGAGGAGGAGCAGGCTATAACTACAGGCATAACTCATTCTCTGAACCCCAGCAGGAACTAAAAACAGAGCCCCGGCCCACAGAAGTCATTGCTAAATATGGCCTCCTGAGCCAGCTCTTAAAACAGCAGAGCGCTACCTACTACACCAGTGCTGCACAACTGCAAACAGATCGCCGGCCCAGCCCTGTCCATGtaaaggaggagcagagagactaCCACCACCAGGGGCCCAGCCCTAAAAAGATACGTCTCTGCACGGAGCTGGCTGAGAGCCTGAACAATGGTAGCCCTCAGCGGGCAGTGGTGGACAGTGGAGGCAGCTACAGCTACAGCAGCCTGGTTCACAGCCTGGTCCATAAGCAGATACAGGGGGAGCCTGACTACCACAAGGCCCTGAGGGGCCCTAAAGTGGAAGAGACCCCAGCCAGGAGCCCCAGCAGTGAAGCTCTCCTCCCTAGGGAGAGCCGGGGCTTCAATGTGCTCAAACAGCTGCTCTTGTCTGACAACTGTCTGAAGGAGCTGTCCCAGCATCCCCGGGGGGGACCCAGCCCCTCTGTCCTGCAGGCCAACGGTAAAGCCAATGGGAGCGTCCTTAACCTCAATCAGCCGGGCTACAATCACCACAACCTCCTCAACCTCCCTACCCTGCCCTGGCACCACCCCAACCCCCATAACTCCCTCAGTTCAGGGCCTCCCACCCACCTCAGACCGCAGCCAACAACCCCCCCAACAGGGGACAGCAGCCAACGCTCCCCTTGGGGGCGCCACACTGCCCTCCCACCCCACCAGGACTCGCCCAAACGGGACCCCACTCCAGTGAAACGGGAGCCAGAGAGTCCAGGGCGGTGGGCAGGTCGGGACCGGGAGGAGGAGGGCTCTGATTCGAGCCCAGACTCCCCCCGGCTGACCCGCTCCAACCCCATCCTATACTACATGCTGCAGAAAGGCAGCACTCAgctgaggagggaggggagggaccaGGCAGAGGGGACCCAGGGGTCAGTGCCAGGGGGGGTGAGGGTGAAGGAGGAGCCGGGTACTAACAGCAATGATACCTACAACCACAGACTgagctccaccaccacctccaaccAGCActcctccctgtcccctccctacaACAACGACAAGCACAGTCACAAGAACTATAGGCTGAGTGACTCATCTGATAAATGGTAG